ACCGTGAATGATTATTTGGCCCGTCGCGATGCCGAATGGATGGGCCAGGTGCACCGTTTCCTGGGCCTTTCAGTGGGATTGATTCAGCAGGATATGGCTCCTGCAGAGCGCCGCATTAATTATGGCTGCGATATCACTTATGCCACCAATTCAGAGCTCGGTTTTGATTATCTGCGCGACAACATGGCGGCAGATATCGTTGAAGTTGTTCAACGCCAGTTTCAGTATTGCGTGATCGATGAGGTCGATTCAATTCTGATCGATGAAGCCCGTACGCCTCTGATTATTTCTGGTCAGGTAGAACGTCCACAGGAGAAATATCAGAAGGCTGCCGAGGTGGCGACCACCTTGGAGCGTGCAGCTGAAATGGGCAAAGACGGTATTGATCCAGAGGGCGATTACGAGGTGGATGAGAAGCAGCGCAGCTGCACACTCACCGATGAAGGCTTTGCCAAGGCCGAGCAGATGACGGGCGTGAATGATCTTTACGACCCTCAGGATCCCTGGGCTCACTACATCACCAATGCTCTCAAGGCCAAGGAACTGTTCACCCGTGATGTGAATTACATCGTTCGCGATGGTGAAGCCGTGATCGTGGATGAGTTCACCGGTCGGGTGATGCCCGGTCGCCGTTGGAGTGATGGACAACATCAGGCGATTGAAGCCAAGGAAGAGCTGCAGATCCAGCCTGAAACGCAGACTCTGGCGTCGATCACCTACCAGAATTTCTTCTTGCTCTATCCGCGCCTGGCAGGCATGACCGGTACGGCCAAGACCGAGGAAACCGAATTCGAGAAGACTTACAAGCTGGAAACCACGATCGTGCCCACCAACCGGGTGCGCGCTCGTCAGGACTGGGTGGATCAGGTCTACAAGACAGAAGAAGCCAAGTGGCGTGCGGTCGCCCTGGAGACTGCTGAGGTGCACCAGCAGGGACGGCCGGTGTTGGTGGGGACCACCAGCGTGGAAAAGAGCGAGTTGCTCAGCTCATTGCTGGCTGAACAGAACATCCCCCACAACCTGCTCAACGCCAAGCCGGAAAACGTGGAGCGGGAGGCTGAGATCGTGGCTCAGGCTGGCCGTTCAGGCGCCGTCACCATCGCCACCAACATGGCCGGCCGCGGTACCGACATTATTCTTGGAGGCAACAGTGATTACATGGCCCGCCTGAAGTTGCGGGAGGTGTTGCTGCCCCGTTTAGTTCGTCCGGAAGAGGGACATCGCCCGCCGGTGCCGCTGCAGCGCAGCACGGATGGTGGGGATGGTTTTGCGGCCAAGGCCGCTCCAGCTTCCGGGCCCCATGGCAGTGCACCCAGTGAAGCCAAAGCCATCGGCAGCCTCTATCCCTGTCAGCTCACTGACAGCACGGATCAGGCTCTAGCTGAGCTGGCCAGGGATCTGGTCAAAGAATGGGGCGACCGTGCTCTCACGGTGATCGAACTGGAAGATCGCATCGCGACGGCGGCTGAGAAGGCGCCCACAGACGATGCCCAGATTGCAGCTTTGCGTGCCGCCATCGCCATGGTGAAAGGCGAATACGACGAGGTGGTGAAGCAGGAGGAGGGCCGGGTCAGAGAGACCGGTGGCCTGCATGTGATAGGTACCGAGCGCCACGAGTCGCGCCGAGTGGACAACCAGTTGCGTGGGCGCGCCGGACGTCAGGGCGACCCTGGTTCGACCCGCTTCTTCCTGTCTCTAGGAGACAACCTGCTGCGCATCTTCGGTGGTGAGCGGGTGGCCGGGCTGATGAATGCATTCCGCGTTGAAGAAGACATGCCGATCGAATCCGGCATGCTCACCCGCTCTTTGGAGGGGGCCCAGAAAAAAGTGGAGACCTATTACTACGACATCCGTAAGCAGGTGTTCGAGTACGACGAGGTAATGAACAATCAGCGCAAGGCGGTTTACTCCGAGCGGCGTCGTGTAATCGATGGGCGTGAACTCAAGAAGCAGGTGGTCGGCTACGGCGAGCGCACCATGAACGAGATCGTGGAGGCCTATGTGAATCCAGACCTGCCCCCAGAGGAATGGGATGTGGCTCAGCTGGTGAGCAAGGTTCAGGAGTTTGTGTACCTGCTTGAGGATCTCAAGCCCGAGCAGTTGCAGGGGCTGTCGATGGAGGAGCTCAAAGCCTTCATGCAGGAACAACTGCGCAACGCTTATGACCTCAAGGAGGGGCAGATCGAACAGCAAAGGCCTGGCCTGATGCGCGAAGCCGAGCGTTTCTTCATCCTTCAGCAGATCGATACGCTCTGGCGTGAACATCTGCAAGCCATGGATGGCCTGCGCGAGTCGGTGGGTCTGCGCGGCTACGGACAGAAGGATCCCTTGATCGAATACAAGAACGAGGGCTACGACATGTTCCTGGACATGATGACCAACATGCGGCGCAACGTGATCTACTCGATGTTCATGTTCCAGCCCTCACCGCCTGAAACGCAGCGGAGCACTGTCGCCTGAGGTTTAGCTTGATGCAACGCAAGCCAAAGCCTCGCTGAACGGAATGCCTGATCACCGGTCGCTGTTGTTGCGTGCCTTGCTGTTGGACGGTGTCGGGCAGCTGCTGATCCTTTCTCTGGTTGTTCTGTCCCCAGCCCTGACTGGCTTACCAATAGGTGACGTCGCTCTGGTCAATCAGGGTGGCTGGCTGTTGTTCATGCTGTTGCTGTATCCAGCCCTGGGCTGGTTGTTTGGCAGCTACACGGTGTTGCGCTGGCGTCGCTTGCCAATGGTTGTGCTGCTGCAGCGTTTGTTGCTGACAGCGTTTGTAACCCTGATGGTGGTGGCTATTGCTCGCTGGTTGTTCAACCCAGGTGATGAGTTTTGGCTGGTGCATCGACGGGTTCAGCTGCTTTGGATGGCAGGCGTCAGCGTCTGGGCGTTCTCCGTGAGGCTTGCGCTGCGGCGCGGATTGTTGTCAGCCGAAGCTCGCTTGTTGCTTCTTGCCAAGCCTGAAGAAGTTAACTTGATCATGCGGGCTTGGAAACGGGTTCCAGGGCGCCAAAGGTTGAGATCGATCCAACCTCAGGCCTTGATGGAACTTATCCAGCACTCTCAAGAGCCGCTGCTTGTTTGCATCACACCGGCTTTGCGACAGACCCCTGAGCTGCGTCCGTTGTTGGATCGTTCTGAGGTCAGTGATCCCCGGCAGCTTCGGGTGGTGTCGGTGATCAGCTTGTTTGAACAGCAGCAAGAGCGTTTGCCCTCTGCATTCATTTCTGAAGAGGGTCTGTCTTACGACGACCTCCCTTGGGCTGCCACATTCAGCGTGCAAGCACAGCTCAAACGATTAGCAGATCTATTTGTGGCGGGAGCGTTGTTGTTGATCACCGCGCCGTTTGTGCTGGCGGCAGCCCTTTTGATTTGGCTTGATGATCGCGGCCCGATTGTTTATGCGCAGCAGCGCAGTGGCTGGCTGGGGAGACCATTTTGGGTGCTGAAGCTGCGCACCATGAGGGTGCAGCCCAGCGATGCGCCGGCAATTTGGACCACGCCAGGTGACCAGAGGATTACGGCAGTGGGTGGATTATTGAGGCGGTTTCGAATTGATGAATTACCGCAGCTGCTCAACGTGCTCAAGGGTGAGATGAGCTTGATCGGTCCAAGGCCTGAGCGCCCGGAACTTGAGCAGAACCTTGAGCAGCAAATTCCTCATTATCGAAAACGCCACTGGATGCGACCGGGGTTAAGTGGTTGGGCTCAAGTTTGTGCGCCCTATGCCAGCAGCGTGGAAGACTCTGATTTAAAACTCTCTTATGACCTTTATTACCTGCGACACTTCGGCACTTGGCTGGATCTGGTGATTTTGTTCCGTACGATTAAAACTGTTCTGAAAGCGGGAGGTCGCTAATTCAGCTTATTTAAATTACTGAGCTTTGCTTTAAATCGGGCTAATTGATTGATACTGCTTATGGATCCGTAGATTTTGTTTTCCCAGGATGACCAGGCGGGGTTGTTCTGATGAATTCGCTTTAAATCATTTCTCCCAAAATATTTTTCAATCTTATGGCTATAATTGTTAGTATTAACCGATGGAAATTTAAGAGGTTTGGTCCCTTGGGGCAATAAAGGTAGTACTAAGCGGTTGCTATCTTTTTCTAAATGTTCCAGTCGCACTACGCGACTGCAAGATGTGGCTTTAAAATAGTGAATCCAATAATCTGCAGCGACCCAAGTTCCTCCAAGACGTAGAGAATAGAACAAACCACTTTTTACTGGATCAAATGGAAGGGTTAGACCCATCTTTTTTGTTTTGTGGTGCCAATCGCTTAACAGCCAGCTGGCCAGTTGCCGTGTTGTGATAATGGTTTCTCTGGCTTCTTCATATTGAAGGCTATTCAAGCGATTTTCGATTGACTCGTGCTTTGTATCTGATTGATCTGGATCCACGGTGATAAGAGGAATGTCTAAATCTCTGAACAACCTTGCTGTGCTTGTACCACCGGTTTTTGGCAGGTGCAGCCAGATGAAGCGATCTGAAATCAGCATAAATTTTTCTTGAATTTAGTGAGTTTGCACATCAGATCAGTTGTGTTTCAGCCGTCTTTGAATTGGCTGCAATTTATAATTGTACTAAGACGCGTCATCGGAATGAAAGCCTTAAGCATTGGAACAATATAAAAATAGGATCTATTGCAAAGGCTTATCCTTGATTTCAGAAAGTACATCTATGCTCAAAATATTTTTAGCCAAAAAAAATCCCCTCCTGTTGGAGGGGATAAATATTTAAGAGAGCAGATCAGGCAATGAAATCCAAGATGTTGGATGCAGTGATTGTGCTTGCGTCAGAAATTCCTTTGAGCGTAGTCAAAGTATTGATCACCAAGCCAGCAGAAGCACCAAAGGTCCCATTGTCGGAAACCGTTGTCGTAGAGGCAGCGAGACCAATCGTGGTATCGACGTTGTTGTCGTAGATGACGAAGAAACCGTCATTTTCAGCAACAGCTCCATTAACTGTTAACTCCAGCGATCCACCAGCTTCCAGCGCATCAGCTGCAGTGCCTGCAGTGAATGCAGTGCTGGAGTCCAAGGTCAGGATGTTTCCAGTACCTGTAGTTCCCAAGTTATAGGTACTAGAAACTTTGGTGACTGAGGCTGAATCGCCTGCGGCAATAGAAGTCGTTGACAAACCTGCAGAAATAAGATCTCCTACATCGCCGCTTCCAGTAATAGTTGTCAGATCAGCAAGACTGAAGTTGCCGAATTGGTCTGCTTCGGCGACCGAGAAGTCTTTGATCGTTTTAGCAACGACGTCAGCGGAAGTGACGAGCTCCTTCAGCAAGAAGTCGTCTGTGCCTTCGCCACCTGACATTGAGTCAGTACCAGCACCACCACTGATCACGTCGGCTCCGCCGCCGCCAAGGATGGTGTCGGCGCCAGCGCCACCAGTGAGCTTGTCAGCACCTTTGTCGCCGTACATCCACTGACCAGAACTGCCGCCAGTGACCTTGATTGTGTCAGCTTCAGAACCGCCACGAACCGTGGCAGTCGCACCGGCATTCACATAAATCTTGTCTGCGCCAACTTGACCGTTTATGAAAGCTGCGGCGCCAACGTTGATACCGTCGGAGCTTATACCAAGGGTGTCATTTTCACTGCCACCAACCAGGGTGGATTTAGCTCCAAGTTGTCCACCATCAGAGGAAGTGGCGTAGAAAGAATCCTTTCCTTGGCCACCAGCGTAATAAGAGTCGGTTGATGCGCCAGAGATGACAAACTTATCTGCTCCGCCTTGACCACCAACGGTTATTTTGCTGTCAGTTTGAGCTGAAGTGAAGGTGTCAGCAGCATCGCCGAGTGTGATATTCAGCTTGGACGCAGCACCGGTTGTGATGGTGACGGTGTCAACTCCACCTCCCATGCCAACCGTGCCAGATGTTGCGCTTCCAGACAGAGTCAGATTATCGAGTCCTTCGTAAGAACTGACTGAAAGCTTTTTGGCAGCAGCGCTGGTGATTGAATCAGCGCTGGATGTGCCAGTGAGAGTGACGTTACCCGAAAGGGTTGTAGTTGTGTAAGCCAAGGTCTTCGCAGAAAGAGCTTTTCTTGGACATCCTAAGGGTTATTTTTATATAGAAAGAAAAGTATGTGGTTTTGAACAAACAGACGCGTCATCGGAATGAAAGCCTTAAGCATTGGAACAATATAAAAATAGGATCTATTGCAAAGGCTTATCCTTGATTTCAGAAAGTACATCTATACTCAAAATATTTTTAGCCAAAAAAAATCCCCTCCTGTTGGAGGGGATAAATATTTAAGAGAGCAGATCAGGCAATGAAATCCAAGATGTTGGATGCAGTGATTGTGCTTGCGTCAGAAATTCCTTTGAGCGTAGTCAAAGTATTGACCACCAAGCCAGTAGAAGCACCAAAGGTCCCATTGTCGGAAACCGTTGTCGTAGAGGCAGCGAGACCAATCGTGGTATCGACGTTGTTGTCGTAGATGACGAAGAAACCGTCATTTTCAGCAACAGCTCCATTAACTGTTAACTCCAGCGATCCACCAGCTTCCAGCGCATCAGCTGCAGTGGCTGCAGTGAATGCAGTGCTGGAGTCCAAGGTCAGGATGTTTCCAGTACCTGTAGTTCCCAAGTTATAGGCACTAGAAACTTTGGTGACTGAGGCTGAATCGCCTGCGGCAATAGAAGTCGTTGACAAACCTGCAGAAATAAGATCTCCTACATCGCCGCTTCCAGTAATAGTTGTCAGATCAGCAAGACTGAAGTTGCCGAATTGGTCTGCTTCGGCGACCGAGAAGTCTTTGATCGTTTTAGCAACGACGTCAGCGGAAGTGACGAGCTCCTTCAGCAAGAAGTCGTCTGTGCCTTCGCCACCTGACATTGAGTCAGTACCAGCACCACCACTGATCACGTCGGCTCCGCCGCCGCCAAGGATGGTGTCGGCGCCAGCGCCACCAGTGAGCTTGTCAGCACCTTTGTCGCCGTACATCCACTGACCAGAACTGCCGCCAGTGACCTTGATTGTGTCAGCTTCAGAACCGCCACGAACCGTGGCAGTCGCACCGGCATTCACATAAATCTTGTCTGCGCCAACTTGACCGTTTATGAAAGCTGCGGCGCCAACGTTGATACCGTCGGAGCTTATACCAAGGGTGTCATTTTCACTGCCACCAACCAGGGTGGATTTAGCTCCGAGTTGTCCACCATCAGAGGAAGTGGCGTAGAAAGAATCCTTTCCTTGGCCACCAGCGTAATAAGAGTCGGTTGATGCGCCAGAGATGACAAACTTATCTGCTCCGCCTTGACCACCAACGGTTATTTTGCTGTCAGTTTGAGCTGAAGTGAAGGTGTCAGCGGCATCGCCGAGAGTGATATTCAGCTTGGACGCAGCACCGGTTGTGATGGTGACGGTGTCAACTCCACCTCCCATGCCAACTGTGCCAGATGTTGCGCTTCCAGACAGAGTCAGATTATCGAGTCCTTCGTAAGAACTGACTGAAAGCTTTTTGGCAGCAGCGCTGGTGATTGAATCAGCGCTGGATGTGCCAGTGAGAGTGACGTTACCCGAAAGGGTTGTAGTTGTGTATGCCAAGGCCTTTCAAAGATAAGGGCTACCGGAAGATTTTATTTGCAAAAGCATTGTGTTGCAACTGATTTGGACACTTGGCCGAGTGTCTTGTCGCGAATCTCTCATAACTGTCGCAGTGAATCAACTTTATCTTGAAATGTGCCTAGAAGAAGCTGTAAATAACTGACCTTACGCAGTTTGATGTTGGAAGTGAGGCTCATGCCTACTTGAAGCGGCAGTTGTTCTCCGCCCTTAAGCTTTAGCTGTTGGCGATCAAGTTTGATGGTTGCCGGGTAGCGGTATTCAGGTCGATTGTCTTGTTGGCTGGGGGGTAGTGCGTCTGATCCGATGCTTTTCACTTCACCTTCAAGAACCCCGAAATCAGTTGCAGGAAAGGAGTCGATACTCATATCTGCATCCATACCCGGCTTGACGAAGCCGATCTGGCTGCTGGGGATTTCAACCCGTGCTTCCAGGGTGTCGTAAGGAACGATTTTCATCACGGTTTCTGTGCCCTGGGCCACATAGCCTTCACCCCTTGGTTTGAGATCAAATACGATTCCATCGACTGGTGATCTTAAGAGCTGGTAGCGAAGATTCACTGATGCTTCAGTGATCCGAGCCTGTAACTCTTGGAGCTCAGCCTTGAGTTGCTGGATTTGTTGACCCAACGATGCCTTCTGACGAAGTCTCTCCACTCGTGTTTGTCTCAGTCTTCCATCTGTTTCAGCAACCTTATTGAGTTGTTCAAGGTATTGGAGTTCGGCCGTCGCGCCTTGTTCTTTGAGCATTCCATAGCGACTCAACACTTCTTTCATCAGTTCGAGATTGCGCGTGAGCGTCCTGATTTCCTCGTCGTTTAGCAAGAGGGATTGCTTGAGTTCTGTTTGCTTGAGGTAAAGCTGGTTGGTCTTTAGTTTTTGGCTTTCCTTTAATGAATCAAGTTGTTGCTGGGTGGTTTCGGCGTCCAGTTTCATCACGACTTGACCTTTCTTGACCTCATCGCCGTCTTTGACCAGGATCTTTGAGGCGATTCCACCCACTGGCATCTGAATCTCCTGAACCGAACCCAAGGGCTCCAGCTTTCCGCTCACCGTGACCACTTCATCAGTTTTTGCAAGCGCTAGCCAACCCACAGCGAATGCGGCAGTTCCAACTAAGCCCCAGGTTGTCGCCCGCATCCAACGAGGCGACTGCTGAATCGCTTCTCCTTCGGTATCGCGTTCTTTAAAAAACCCCTCCACAGCATCCTGGGCCGATTTGATCGGGTTAAGGGATTGATTGGATTTGATCTTTTTTTGATCGGCCTCAGGGTTCTTTGGGGTTGGTTTACCGATTTGATTTTGAGATTTAATCATTTCAACCTGCCTCCTGCTGGCGCAACAGCGCGTAGTAACGCCCTTTGAGTGCCATCAGTTCATCGTGAGTGCCCTCTTCAACGATCGCGCCTTGGTGCATCATCACGATTTTGTCAGCGTTGCGAACGGTAGACAGGCGGTGGGTCACGAAAAAGACCGAGCACCCCTGAAGCGACTCACGCAAGTTCTGGCAGACCCTACGTTCGGTGTCGTAGTCGAGGGCACTGGTGGCCTCATCCATCACCAGCAACTTCGGATTGGCCAGCAGAGTTCGAGCAATCGCCAACCGTTGACGCTGTCCTCCAGAGATACTGGCTCCTCGCTCTCCCAGTTCGGTGCTGTAGCCCGATGACAGCTCCATGATGAATTCATGGGCGCAAGCAATCTGAGCAGCCTTGGCAATGTCTTCGCCGCTGGCATTGG
Above is a window of Synechococcus sp. BIOS-U3-1 DNA encoding:
- the secA gene encoding preprotein translocase subunit SecA; protein product: MLKLLLGDPNARKLKRYQPIVSDINLLEEEIAPLTDDELRAKTVAFQERLAEAGSLENQRPILDEILPEAFAVVREAAKRVLGMRHFDVQLIGGMVLHEGQIGEMKTGEGKTLVATLPSYLNALTGRGVHVVTVNDYLARRDAEWMGQVHRFLGLSVGLIQQDMAPAERRINYGCDITYATNSELGFDYLRDNMAADIVEVVQRQFQYCVIDEVDSILIDEARTPLIISGQVERPQEKYQKAAEVATTLERAAEMGKDGIDPEGDYEVDEKQRSCTLTDEGFAKAEQMTGVNDLYDPQDPWAHYITNALKAKELFTRDVNYIVRDGEAVIVDEFTGRVMPGRRWSDGQHQAIEAKEELQIQPETQTLASITYQNFFLLYPRLAGMTGTAKTEETEFEKTYKLETTIVPTNRVRARQDWVDQVYKTEEAKWRAVALETAEVHQQGRPVLVGTTSVEKSELLSSLLAEQNIPHNLLNAKPENVEREAEIVAQAGRSGAVTIATNMAGRGTDIILGGNSDYMARLKLREVLLPRLVRPEEGHRPPVPLQRSTDGGDGFAAKAAPASGPHGSAPSEAKAIGSLYPCQLTDSTDQALAELARDLVKEWGDRALTVIELEDRIATAAEKAPTDDAQIAALRAAIAMVKGEYDEVVKQEEGRVRETGGLHVIGTERHESRRVDNQLRGRAGRQGDPGSTRFFLSLGDNLLRIFGGERVAGLMNAFRVEEDMPIESGMLTRSLEGAQKKVETYYYDIRKQVFEYDEVMNNQRKAVYSERRRVIDGRELKKQVVGYGERTMNEIVEAYVNPDLPPEEWDVAQLVSKVQEFVYLLEDLKPEQLQGLSMEELKAFMQEQLRNAYDLKEGQIEQQRPGLMREAERFFILQQIDTLWREHLQAMDGLRESVGLRGYGQKDPLIEYKNEGYDMFLDMMTNMRRNVIYSMFMFQPSPPETQRSTVA
- a CDS encoding sugar transferase produces the protein MPDHRSLLLRALLLDGVGQLLILSLVVLSPALTGLPIGDVALVNQGGWLLFMLLLYPALGWLFGSYTVLRWRRLPMVVLLQRLLLTAFVTLMVVAIARWLFNPGDEFWLVHRRVQLLWMAGVSVWAFSVRLALRRGLLSAEARLLLLAKPEEVNLIMRAWKRVPGRQRLRSIQPQALMELIQHSQEPLLVCITPALRQTPELRPLLDRSEVSDPRQLRVVSVISLFEQQQERLPSAFISEEGLSYDDLPWAATFSVQAQLKRLADLFVAGALLLITAPFVLAAALLIWLDDRGPIVYAQQRSGWLGRPFWVLKLRTMRVQPSDAPAIWTTPGDQRITAVGGLLRRFRIDELPQLLNVLKGEMSLIGPRPERPELEQNLEQQIPHYRKRHWMRPGLSGWAQVCAPYASSVEDSDLKLSYDLYYLRHFGTWLDLVILFRTIKTVLKAGGR
- a CDS encoding beta strand repeat-containing protein, with product MAYTTTTLSGNVTLTGTSSADSITSAAAKKLSVSSYEGLDNLTLSGSATSGTVGMGGGVDTVTITTGAASKLNITLGDAADTFTSAQTDSKITVGGQGGADKFVISGASTDSYYAGGQGKDSFYATSSDGGQLGAKSTLVGGSENDTLGISSDGINVGAAAFINGQVGADKIYVNAGATATVRGGSEADTIKVTGGSSGQWMYGDKGADKLTGGAGADTILGGGGADVISGGAGTDSMSGGEGTDDFLLKELVTSADVVAKTIKDFSVAEADQFGNFSLADLTTITGSGDVGDLISAGLSTTSIAAGDSASVTKVSSTYNLGTTGTGNILTLDSSTAFTAGTAADALEAGGSLELTVNGAVAENDGFFVIYDNNVDTTIGLAASTTTVSDNGTFGASAGLVINTLTTLKGISDASTITASNILDFIA
- a CDS encoding beta strand repeat-containing protein, producing the protein MAYTTTTLSGNVTLTGTSSADSITSAAAKKLSVSSYEGLDNLTLSGSATSGTVGMGGGVDTVTITTGAASKLNITLGDAADTFTSAQTDSKITVGGQGGADKFVISGASTDSYYAGGQGKDSFYATSSDGGQLGAKSTLVGGSENDTLGISSDGINVGAAAFINGQVGADKIYVNAGATATVRGGSEADTIKVTGGSSGQWMYGDKGADKLTGGAGADTILGGGGADVISGGAGTDSMSGGEGTDDFLLKELVTSADVVAKTIKDFSVAEADQFGNFSLADLTTITGSGDVGDLISAGLSTTSIAAGDSASVTKVSSAYNLGTTGTGNILTLDSSTAFTAATAADALEAGGSLELTVNGAVAENDGFFVIYDNNVDTTIGLAASTTTVSDNGTFGASTGLVVNTLTTLKGISDASTITASNILDFIA
- a CDS encoding HlyD family secretion protein, with the protein product MGSVQEIQMPVGGIASKILVKDGDEVKKGQVVMKLDAETTQQQLDSLKESQKLKTNQLYLKQTELKQSLLLNDEEIRTLTRNLELMKEVLSRYGMLKEQGATAELQYLEQLNKVAETDGRLRQTRVERLRQKASLGQQIQQLKAELQELQARITEASVNLRYQLLRSPVDGIVFDLKPRGEGYVAQGTETVMKIVPYDTLEARVEIPSSQIGFVKPGMDADMSIDSFPATDFGVLEGEVKSIGSDALPPSQQDNRPEYRYPATIKLDRQQLKLKGGEQLPLQVGMSLTSNIKLRKVSYLQLLLGTFQDKVDSLRQL